The genomic segment cttttccgGTTGACATgcctgtagaagcccttcttgttattctttgcatcccttgccaaattcagctccagctgcgcCTTGGCCCTCCTcgccccatccctacacaaccaggcagcatccctatcctcttcccaggatacctgtccctgcttccactgcctgtgcagttccctcttgctctttcgTTTAACCAGCATGTCTCGACTCAGCCTTGTCTATAGTGCTGTTAAtacaaaaattatgaaaaaagtCATGAAAATTCCTAAAAGTCCTAGCAATGCTGGAGAGGAGGACTTTTTCAGCTATTCCATTGAgttcttttctgcagaggttTCAAGAATTTCCTTCAATCTACATTCGCAGTTGGATTTGCTTCTCCACACAGAGGCTGCAAGTGCCCTGGGGTAGCTGAAGAAGCCGTGTGTGCCAAGGGATATGCTAGTCCTTCTGGAGCacgagctgctctgcaggcagagtacCTCGGGGTGGTGGGGAGCATCACCTGCCTCCAGCACTGCCGGGGCGGCTGAGCCGGGAcctctccagcacagcagcacgtTGTGCATGGCTGCTGGCTGTGAGGCCGTGCCTGCCTGGCCAGCAGTGGGGAGAGAGATACTTGGAGGTCTTCAGAGCCGTTACAATACAGCCCCcaacaagatgaaatatttggGGAGGTTAGGGGAATCTGGGACCAGGGAGATGGGAGATTTGGTGGAGGGAAGAGGGTCTTGGCCAAACAAGATGAAAGACTTTGAAGAGGAAAGATCTGTTCAGGTAATTTTGATGCCACTGTGACAGTGTCTGTGAAAACATTCCTGTTAAGCCTTTCCCCTGGGCCAGCAGGAGGTGCAAGGCTGTGAGGGTGGCTGTGATTTCACATCTGTCTCTGGAGTTGATaggccagcagcagaaatgtggCTGGGAAAGGGACTGTGAGGTCACCTCTTCCTGAAGTAGCTGGTACGCCAGCCCTGGAATCATGGTTAGGATACATGCTTTTAGGCTCACACCTGCCAGTGTCTCTGATAGGCCAGCAAAGGCACGTGGTTGGCAAGTTGATTGTGGGAGTCCCTTTCCCTGAGTACCTGGTTGGCCCATCCAGGAAGAGGGCTTGGATACGGTTGTCACGTCCTTTGTGCCCGAGTACCTGATGGGACAGCAGCAGGCACGCGGTTTGGTTGGGTTTATCCCAGAAGCTGaaaggccagcagcagccatgtGGCTTTCACCAGGAGAAAAGATCATGATGAGGTTACTTCCCTCTGGACAGCTGGTGCAGCAAGTCTTGGAGATCCCATCTGTAGAAGGGTCATCCCGTTTTGCTCCTGTGAGcactttcagtgttttcttcaaGGGAAAATCTGTCAAGGCATCATTTCTACTGCCCGCAAAGAGGCTGTTCACATGTGAATCCGTTGTTGCAGTTTTGGATATAGGTAAGGACATGCAGGTGACCTAATGACTGGTACCAGGTGGGAGCTTCCTGCAGGCTTCTCATTACAATCAAATTCATTCTGCAAGCCAGGAGTGTGCCCAGCACAACACAGCCTGAAGGCTGAGCTGTACGTGGAGCGCGGCACAGCACAGGCCTGGGCCTGCTCAGGTTTGCTGTTACATGGCTCACTAACTTCTTGATGTACAACGCTCTTCTGGTGGGCATCCCGGAGCTGCCTGAGGAAGGCTGGGAAGGGGACTTCCATTGCGTGTAACCCCTGTAGCAGAGCAACTCGGCGCACACACTAGGTGGGACGATCCCCCGTGTGCCTGGCATAGCAATAACGAAGGCCTGCTTTCTGAAACTACAGATGGAGTTTTAGAGGGTTCCTATAGTTGCTGACTTACGGTATCAACCCGCCAGGGTGGGAATGATCTCCTGGAGATGTGTTTCACACAAAGACAGGGCAGGACTGGTGGAAGAGATGGAGGGCAGCTTCGGCCGCAGCGTGAGTGAGGTGGCAGAGTAGAAAACCCTGTGGGAAGGGAGCAAGACAAACTGtagcagggctgagcagggaggaaggatggCCTCCCCCACCTGCTGGCAGTGCTCTTCCtagtgcagcccaggatgttGTTGTCTGCCTTTGCTGTAAAGCTGCAaaggtgggagaagggagggctTTGGCGAGACCTAGTAAGAGCCTTCCCATATCTTCTTGGATATCAGCAAGTAAATGGAGCCAGGTTCCTCACTGTtgtgcaggaggggaggatgaGGGCCAATAGGCATCGGTGAGACAGGTGAGGAGAAAATTTCTCCCCACCAAGACAGTCAAGCACTGAAGCAGATTTCCCGGAGAGCTTGTgtcatctccatccctggagcttTTCAAGCCCCAAATGAATACAGCCATGAGTAACCTGGTCTGAGCCCATAGCTGACCCTCCTCTGAGCAGCAGGTGGGCTGAGACAGCTCACGAGATCCCTTCCAGCATAAACAATTCAGCGTTTCCTTCCACCACAGATGGTGCCTTCATGATGGGTGGCAAAGCGCTCAGGATCCCAGTGACCACTGAAGTCAGCCAGAAGGAATTTTGGTCAGATGATCTGTGGCCTTCTTGTCTCACTCCAGGCGTTGTTgctcagctgcagggctgcatggCAGGTACCCCAAAAACAGCCCTGATcacttcatttgcttttctttcttttccccctcttttccccctcACAATTCCTTCCCCTTGACCATCCTTGTACCAGCCCATGCAAAAAGCCCACCTCTGTTTACCCTTTCTTCCCTGCGCCTAGTTTGGCTTCCTTTGCACCCTGAGCTTGTACCTTCCTTTGTTTCTGAGCTTGTCACCACAGCAATTCCTACCTTGCTGAGCAATTCCATTAAACCAGTACCTCCTATTATTATCAGTAGTGTTTTGTAATGCCTGATAATTATTTTGTCAGAGGCACCATGTGTCAGGGTGAACCATCCGTACATGCACATCAAGAGCTGGCCCAACGGAGCTTCACTCTTAGAGGACGTTGAGAAATTCTGGGATTTGCTCAGCATAAACCTCCCAGCGTTTTACAAGGAGAAGGAGCAAGTCCTTACTGGGGGCAGGATAACCCCAAACATGGGGGCCGACTGGGACCGAACCTCTAAGCTGtgaccctggggagggggcctGGGCTTTACGAGCCAGTGGTGCCTGCTCACCATGAATAAGGCCAACCCCATACAAGCCTGCATTAGGGGGACCATGGCCGCCAACACAAGGGAGCCGTTCATACCCCTTGAATCAGCATTGGTGTGGCCACATCCAGACTAGTGTGTCTGCGTGTGAGGCTCCCGGTtctggaaggaagaggaggaactgGAGAGGCTCCAGAGGCTATCTGCCAGGTGGGGCTTGGGGCCTGCGTGGAGAAGCTGAGGGATCTGGCCTTCTGCAAGGGGAAAACGTGCCGGCACGGGATAGTGCaggacaggctgcagcagagatggCCGAGGGCTCTGCCAAGACTGAAAGGCCCAAAGGAACCAAGGTCTTTGTCCCCTTGGCTATGGCCACTGAGGCCTTCCAGGAGAAACTTTATTTTGAGGCTCTGgactttgtttcttccttgtcCCTGCTTGAGGATGCCGGGACACGTTGCACAGGTTTTCCATGCTGGGCATTGCTCAGCCTCATGTCCCACTGTCCCCAGAAAGAGCCCTGAACCACGTGTGAGGGGCAGGATCCaccttcccagggctgggggtcagGGCTTGgcctctctgctttctgatAAAATCAGGGTTTTTCTCTGCATTACAGCCACCTGCACAGGGCCCTTCCCTTTCTACAGCCACAGCCTCCAATTAGCTGCTCTAACGAGGCCCTAGGGAGGCTTTGCCAGTAATGGCCCTCATGGGCCTCATTGATGCTTCAGGTACTTTGGGTTTTGCTCTGACTTTGACTTCTTGAGAAGTTCGTTCAGTCTTCTCAGCATCTGAGGTTCATGGACTCACTGCAAATGCACCACGGAGctcattaaaatacaaaaagctcTAACAAGTTCTGTCTCTTCCTGTAATTTCCTTCAAGTCTTTAAGACTTGCACATCTAATTGGAGTTTTTTCATAGTGTGGTTATGGAGGAAATGTTCATACTGTACCTAATaaaaatgttggggtttttctgagtttattttaaagggTATATTctattgattttcattttaaagaagaggGGATAGAAGCATACTCCAACTGAGACTGATCCAGATTGTCTCCTCAGGAGGTCCGGGCAGGTAGGGAAGCAGTCCCCTGAGGTCTGACACTGTAGGGACAGCTTTGCTCctcacctccccagccctgccatttCTGTCCCTGGCCACCTGGGACTTAGATCACTTTTCCTTGCATCATACTTTTTCACTGGTCTCTGCAGCTGGATGTTACAGCTCCATTGCACCAACTCCCCCCACTCTCCTTCGAGAACTGGCTGCACACAGGCACAGAAGGGTTTTTACTatttgtaaggaaagaaaattaaagcgTGGCCAGTTTTCGTGATCAGGAAAACACACTCTGCAACCATATGCTAAGTACGAGCTGCCTCTGATGAGGCCGCCTCTCTCAAGGGATAACCttatcagaaatgttttagcTAGGGAGATACAAAAGGTAGATATGAACATAATTAAGAGATGGCTAAAGAGCCCATTAGACTACTGAAAACTTCTAACTCCCTGAAGCTCAAAGCTGCTGCACAGGTGAGAGGTATCTGAATGACCAAAGAGTACAGGGAGGAAATAACTGGAGGGTAATGGAAAGGGCCTTTGTgccgagagatgctgctgaaaagaTGACTTTAGGAAAGGTCGTTCTATCCTGGACAGGCTAACCCACTACAGCACCACCACATCAGGACTGCTGCGTCGAGCCTGGGGCTCACTGGCACAAGGAAGGTGCTGACAGACTGGAGCAAGTCCTGCCAAGGCCAGGAGGATGgttggtgcctggagcaccttctggacaaggagaggctgagagagccgGGTTTTTGAGAAATCCCTCAGAGACAAACACCGCAGCAAGGACCCAGGCCAGCTGGTGGGATCTCAGTCAGTGGAGATTTCCAAAATTGGTTGAGACAAGCACCTGActgagctggagctgcctgagAACAGGCTTGGCTGAGAGCCCAGCTGTGGCAAGAGCTGTGGGACTTGTCGCATAATGACTGTCAGCAGgaaactgttttccattttattaataatgGCGGTTGGAGTTGGGTGTCATGAAGGCCCAGAGGAGGATGGGGGTGACCATGCAGCAAAGGTCCCTCCTCAGAGCTGGGGTGTGCGGCCAGCGATGGAAATGGCCAGTGTGTGGGACTGGTCTGGGACAGCCTCCTGGGGCAGCTTCCCTGGGGTGTCCTGGCAACATGGCCCAGGCGAGGCCCCTTTCTTCTGCACCTCTGATGCATTGCTTTCTTCACCATGACGCCTGGCTCTGCACTGTGAGTGCTGTCTGTCCCGGCCCTGCACGCTCACACACCTTAGCTCTGCACTGAGCTCTTTCCCGGGCCCTTTCCAGCCCAGCCAtgcccctccccagctctccccacctcccctgccctctcccagcccagcacagcccagccgagcagcccaggctgggctggctccGCAGCGCTGCCCACCGCAgggtgctgcagagctctgggcACTCacaccacagccccagcccctctgcagggcacagcagccGCTGGGGCAGAGCGGGGGGTTCAGGCTCCCCGtcagccccagggctgctgctggccacaagGCCATGAGGAAACAGAGCCTCGTCACTCTCTGGCTCTCCTGAATTCGTACTGTAGGTGATCCCCAAGTCTGACTCAGTTTGCCCCCTTCTctgctcccaccagccccactgcccaGGGAAGCACCACACTCCtggccctgggggtgctcaggcaCCTCCTGCATCTCTCCTGCAtccctctcctgtgcctgctgGGTTCCCCCTCACTCCATGGCACTGCAGAGTCCTCCTTTGTGGATACGGTGATTCAGTGCTTTACTTTTGGGGACTTCCCTTGGAGGCTGTTTCACCATTTGAGACTCCATTCATTTGAACCCCAGGACACATGGTGAGTCCCCAtcctctcctcacccctccaaATTCATTTCCAGTGAGTCTGGTATCTGCCATCACTCCTGTCATCCATGAAGCAACCTGAGGAAGTAATGGGGCGCTCATGGACCATCTCCACTGCCACTGGACACCAAGAAGAGAGCCTTTAAAACCAGAACCTTTAATCCAGTGGAACCCAACGTTACCAAGATCTTAACTCCAAAACCACTCAGAACAAAAGGAGAGCAGAAACTTTAAAAGACCAATTCCTTGGGCATTTTCTTGGAAGCAGGTTTGGAGGAAGAGGCCAGCCTTCAGGCACTGCAGCCGGGAGATACCCTTTTATTGGAGAGCTGCAAGCAGAGAGGCCACACCTGACAGGGTGTTGTGCAAGGGTCAGACACAACAGGATCAAACCTCAACAGTAGGAGTATAAACCCAGAAAATTAGAAAGTGGGATTAtcacaacagcaaaaagcagactCGTGCTCTAAGATAAACTCTGAAACTGTGCAGAGGAGGGGAGGCGGGTTATATTCAGTGAAGCAGCATCCATTGGATTACTCTCCATAAAACATCCTTGATTTCCTTGTTCCTCATGCCGTAGATGAGGGGATTCACTGCTGGGGGCACCACCGagtacagcactgccaccaccaggtccaggggtggggaggagatggaagGAGGCTTTAGGTAGGCAAACATGGCAGTGCTGAGAAACAGGGAGACCACGGCCAGGTGAGGGAGGCAcgtggaaaaggctttgtgccgtccctgctcagaggggagcctcagcacagccctgaagatCTGCACATAGGAcagcacaatgaaaacaaaacacccaaatgcTGCACAGGCACTAACCAGAGTAACCCCGACCTCCCTGAGGTAGGTGTCTGAGCAGGAGAGCTTGAGGATCTGggggatttcacagaagaactggtccagggcattgccatggcagaggggcagtGAAAATGTACTGGCCGTGTGCAGCAGAGCATTGAGAAACCCAccggcccaggcagctgccgccatgtgggcacaagctctgctgcccagcagggtcCCGTAGTGCAGGGGTTTGCAGATGGCCACGTAGCGGTCGTAGGCCATGACCGTCAGGAGATAAAACTCTGCTGATAtcaaaaaggcaaacagaaaggCTTGTGCAGCACATCCTGCGTAGGAgatgtccctggtgtccccgagGGAATTGgccatggatttggggagagtgGTGGAGATGCAGCCCAGgtcgaggagggagaggttgaggaggaagaagtacatggggGTGTGGAGGCGGTGGTTGCAGGCGATGGCGGTGACGATGAGCCCgttgcccaggagggcagccaggtagatggccagggagagccagaagtgcaggagctgcagctcccgcgtGTCTGTGAACGCCAGGAGGAGGAACTGTgtgatggagctgctgttggacatctgctgcctctgggtgAGGAGCTGTGAACAAGGAGATAAAGGAAGTGAGAGGTTAGGGCAGACTTCTTTGAGAAAAAACTATACCATTTCTTACAGAACTGCCCTTCTGCATGAGTAAGTCCTGTCCTACTGCAACCGGGTAATAGGACCATGGGTTGATCTCAGATTAAATCCATCATGATATCAAAGAACTTTTTAGAATTTTCCCTCCCAACTCACCTGAGTgtagagcagagctgcagggattttggtttgtgtgttCTGTTCCAGCTGCCCACCACAGGTGAGGAGcactctgaaagcagaaatccCTGGCATTTCTGCTACACGTGGAATCTTGTGGGTGATGAGAGGCAAAAGGACTTTCCCTTAGTGCCAAGTGAAGACAGCCAGCCTTTGCATCAGCCCTGATctcagctgccctgtgctgaccccccataatccaggaggatgGAGattatgacctgctgctccacctggacaaTCACATGTTTAatgggctggatgggatccacctgagagcgctgagggagctggccgaggagcttgccaagccacgctccatcatttatcagcagtcctgggtAACAGGAAAGGTCCCAGGCAACTGGAGGACTgctgatgtgacacccatcCACACGA from the Phalacrocorax carbo unplaced genomic scaffold, bPhaCar2.1 SCAFFOLD_54, whole genome shotgun sequence genome contains:
- the LOC135311136 gene encoding olfactory receptor 14J1-like; this translates as MSNSSSITQFLLLAFTDTRELQLLHFWLSLAIYLAALLGNGLIVTAIACNHRLHTPMYFFLLNLSLLDLGCISTTLPKSMANSLGDTRDISYAGCAAQAFLFAFLISAEFYLLTVMAYDRYVAICKPLHYGTLLGSRACAHMAAAAWAGGFLNALLHTASTFSLPLCHGNALDQFFCEIPQILKLSCSDTYLREVGVTLVSACAAFGCFVFIVLSYVQIFRAVLRLPSEQGRHKAFSTCLPHLAVVSLFLSTAMFAYLKPPSISSPPLDLVVAVLYSVVPPAVNPLIYGMRNKEIKDVLWRVIQWMLLH